From the genome of Mycobacterium kansasii ATCC 12478:
ATGCCCGGCCCGGCTCGGAACCGTTGGCGTCCAACGCCTTTCGATACCAGGTGACGGCTTCGGTTCGGCGTCCGGCGCGGCGCAGCAGATCTGCACGCACCGAAGCGACCAGGTTCGAACGGGCCAGTCGCGGATCATGGGCCACTTTCTCCAGCGCCGCCAAACCGGCGCCGGGGCCGTCGCGGAAACCAACCGCCAGCGCTCGGTTGGCCAGCACCACCGGAGAGTCGGTCAGCTGCAGTAGCCGGTCGTAGGCCGCGCAGATCGCGGTCCAGTCGGTCTGCTCCCACGATGGTGCCGTTGCATGCAATGCCGCGATGACCGCCTGCGGCAGGTACGGTCCGGTCGATCCCCGGGCCTGCCGAAGCCGATCCAGGCCGCGGGTGATGCGACCGCGGTCCCAGCACTGACGGTCCTGTTCCTCCAGCGGCACCAGCGCCCCGGAGTCGTCCACCCGGGTCGTTCGTCGTGAATCATGCAGCAGCACCAGGGCTGCCAGCGCGTGTGCGTCCAGTTCGTCGGGCATCAGCGCACACAGCTCTCCGGCCAGCCGAATTCCCTCGTCGCACAGTTCATCACGAATCGCCGACGGACCTGCCGTGGACCAATAGCCCTCGGTGAACACCGAGTAGATGCAGCCGAGCACATGCGGAGTCCGCTCGGCCAGCAGCTCGGCGGGCGGCACCCGCAGCGGGATATTGGCCCGGCGAATCTTGTTCTTGGCGCGGGTGATTCGCTGACCGACCGCCGTCTCGGTCTGCAGCAGCGCGCGGGCGATCTCGGCGACGGTCAGCCCGGACACCAACCGCAGTGTGAGCGCCAGCTGCGACTGCCGGTCCAATGCCGGGTGGGCGCAGGTGAACATCATCCGTAGCTCGTCGTCGCGAACCGGATGTGGGTCGGTGCCCTCGGTACGTGCCCGAATCTCGTCTATCACGGCCGCCATTTCCTTTCCAGGGCGCGCAGATTCGCGGCGAAGGCGGTCCCGGACGCGGTTGCGGGCGACCGTTACCAGCCACCCCCCTGGGCGATCCGGCAGTCCGTCACGCGGCCAGACGCGAAGCGCTTCCGCGCAGGCCTCCTGGACGGCGTCCTCGGCAATGGTGAGGTCGCCGGACCACCGGGCGATCGCGGCGACGGCCGGACCCCATTCGCGACGGAAGACACCGTCCAGGTTGACCATCGGCAGGTCGCTACAGCCCGGATACACCGGCCTGCTGACGTAGCTGAACGGCGGAGGCAGGGATCATCGACGCGAGCTTGACGGCCTCGTCGCGGTCGGCCGCGCTGAGCACATAGAAGCCGTTGGCCACTTCGCTAGCCTCGGCATACGGCCCGTCGGTGATGACGACCTCGCCGTCGCGCACTCGAACCGTCGTCGCGGTGGACGGTTCATGCAGGGCGGCTCCGCCGGTGATGTGATCGCCGGCCGCGGCCATGAACTCCTGGTGTGGCGCGGCCAACGCCTGCCACTCGGGGGTTCCCGGCGCGACCGCGTTCGATGGCGGTTCCAGCAGCAGGGCCAGCCACTGGCTGCCTTCCCGCCGACTCGGTTCGAAGGTCCCGAACATCGGCCAGACCTCCACCGCGCCGTGCTTGGCGGCGGGAATGCCGCGTGCGAAACCCAGCGCCTCATCAAGGTTTTCGGCTTCGAACACGTAATAGCCGCCGGCCACTTCCGCGTTCTCGGCGAATGGGCCGTCGGTGACGACCGGCGCGTCTGGCCCGCCGGCGATGCGCACGCCGGTCGCCGCCGGGAGCAGCGCGTCGCCGCCGCGGATCGCCGAAGCCACCTCGGCGTGAAAGGCCTCATAGGCCGCCATCTCGCTGGCCCGCTCGTCGGGCGTGCGGTCGCGCTCTTGGCTGATCAATAGGGCGAAGTACTGCATCGTGGTCACCTCATCCGGCAGTGAGCGAAGCCCTGTGCTCCACTCTCTACCTGTTAGACGAACCGCGCAGCCCTAATCCGACACCAACTAGGCGGCGACGGCGCCCGGCTTGAGGTAGGTGACCAGGCTGCAGTCGAGCATCTCGTCGGTGAAGTAGTGCTCGCAACCGCGCAGGTACTTCATGTACCGGTTGTACACCTCTTCGGAGGTGACCTCGATGGCCTTCTCCCGATTCGACTCCAGCGTGTCACCCCAGATCCGCAACGTCTTGATGTAATGCGGGCGCAGCGAAAGGGGTTCGGGGACGGTGAAACCCGCCTTCTCGCCGTGTTCGACCATCATCCCGGTCGACGGCAGCCGACCGCCGGGAAAGATCTCGGTGATGATGAACTTGATGAAGCGCGCCGTCTCGAAGCTCAGCTTCTTGCCGCGGGCGGCCATGTCGAAGGGGTGGTAGCCGACGCTGCTTTGCACGGTCATCCGGCCGTCCTCGGGCATGATATCGAAACACCGTTTGAAGAAGTCGTCGTAGTTCTCGTGTCCGAAATGCTCGAAGGCCTCGATGGAGACGATCCGGTCGACGGGCTCGGTGAAGTCTTCCCAGCCTTGCAGCCGCACCTGACGTGAGCGGTTGGTGTCCAGGGCGGCCAGCACCTGCTCACAGCGGGCGTGCTGGTTCTTGGACAGGGTCAGGCCGATGACGTTGACGTCGAAGCGCTCGACGGCCCGCCGCATCGTGGTACCCCAACCGCAGCCGATGTCGAGCAATGTCATACCCGGCTTGAGGTCCAACTTGTCCAGGTTGAGGTCGATCTTGGCGTACTGGGCTTCTTCGAGTGTCATGTCGTCACGCTCGAAGTAGGCGCAGCTGTAA
Proteins encoded in this window:
- a CDS encoding RNA polymerase sigma factor; translated protein: MVNLDGVFRREWGPAVAAIARWSGDLTIAEDAVQEACAEALRVWPRDGLPDRPGGWLVTVARNRVRDRLRRESARPGKEMAAVIDEIRARTEGTDPHPVRDDELRMMFTCAHPALDRQSQLALTLRLVSGLTVAEIARALLQTETAVGQRITRAKNKIRRANIPLRVPPAELLAERTPHVLGCIYSVFTEGYWSTAGPSAIRDELCDEGIRLAGELCALMPDELDAHALAALVLLHDSRRTTRVDDSGALVPLEEQDRQCWDRGRITRGLDRLRQARGSTGPYLPQAVIAALHATAPSWEQTDWTAICAAYDRLLQLTDSPVVLANRALAVGFRDGPGAGLAALEKVAHDPRLARSNLVASVRADLLRRAGRRTEAVTWYRKALDANGSEPGRAFLRRRIAECGG
- the mmaA4 gene encoding hydroxymycolate synthase MmaA4, coding for MITIQENRTTMAEKAPTQTKTRTRSEDIQAHYDVSDDFFALFQDPTRTYSCAYFERDDMTLEEAQYAKIDLNLDKLDLKPGMTLLDIGCGWGTTMRRAVERFDVNVIGLTLSKNQHARCEQVLAALDTNRSRQVRLQGWEDFTEPVDRIVSIEAFEHFGHENYDDFFKRCFDIMPEDGRMTVQSSVGYHPFDMAARGKKLSFETARFIKFIITEIFPGGRLPSTGMMVEHGEKAGFTVPEPLSLRPHYIKTLRIWGDTLESNREKAIEVTSEEVYNRYMKYLRGCEHYFTDEMLDCSLVTYLKPGAVAA
- a CDS encoding YciI family protein, which produces MQYFALLISQERDRTPDERASEMAAYEAFHAEVASAIRGGDALLPAATGVRIAGGPDAPVVTDGPFAENAEVAGGYYVFEAENLDEALGFARGIPAAKHGAVEVWPMFGTFEPSRREGSQWLALLLEPPSNAVAPGTPEWQALAAPHQEFMAAAGDHITGGAALHEPSTATTVRVRDGEVVITDGPYAEASEVANGFYVLSAADRDEAVKLASMIPASAVQLRQQAGVSGL